The nucleotide sequence ATTTATCACCTCATTAATAGTACCATCTCCTCCTGCTACCACAACAATATCCGCGTCATTTACATTCAGTGAACGGGCTGATTCTTCTGCATCCCCCTTTTTACCTGTAAGAAAAATTTTGAGAGGAGACCTTTCACCCAGTATCTTTACGACTTTATCTATTTTATCTCTCCGTTCACTACCTGCAGCAGGATTTGCTATAAGTATTATTTTTTTCATTTAGCATTTTCCAGAACTCTTCCATCGAACATGGGGCATAGAGTCTGCCTATCGCCGTTAGAAGGACAGGCTTTTTCTCAATATAATCAATAAAGGAACTCAAGTCAAATCCATTTCCATCAATAAAGAATGCCCTCCCACCTTTTGTATCTCCTTTTTCTTTAAGGCTGGGGAGACGCACATAGCCTGACTTCCTGCTTGCCACATATCCTGTGGTATAATTAGGATTATCTGATATACATAATTCTGCCAGATATGATGGCGCATTTGAAACCTTGGTAGCAAGAACAACTGCTTCGATAACTCTGTTAGGGACACCAGATAGAATCCCTTTTAACTTCTCTTTGAATAAGTCTTTTATTTCTCTTCTTATATCCATCCTGCTCGCCCTTATACCCCTGTAAGGGTCTAACTCAAGTCTTTCACAAGTAGAGGTATCAATAACCATTGCTCCTCTCATATTACTATAATCAGGCGCTGCACCAGAGAAGATTGAATTGAATGCAACCTCGATTGCCTTCTCAGACACTCCGATCTCTTTCAAGAGTTCAGATGCCTTCTTCCTGCTGTCATCAATACCATCTGTAAGTATTGTTGAAATATCAAGGGCTGTTGTCTCTATTACAGGATTATTTATAGATTCTACGGTAAGGATAATTTCATTAGGAATATCTATCTCATGGTTTAATGCCCTCTCTATCAGTTCCTGTGAAATAAGGGATATTTCGCCAAAGGTGACCATCCTTTCAGCACCTGAGATATGCTTTTTATCCCTACTTGCCCTCATGCGGATACTGTACAGATTTGAGATTTGCCCGCCCCGCTTCGCGGCCTGCCCTGCTTCGCGGAGCGAGGCCAGGGAGCGATGCCGGGGAGTTTTGCCCGCCCCGCTTCGCGGCCTGCCCTGCTTCGCGGAGCGAGGCCAGGGAGCGATGCCGGGGAGTTTTGAGTTTTGAGTCATTATTCTCTTACCACTTGCCCCTTAATCCTTAACCCCAGGTCATTTATCATCTCTAAATCCTCTTCTGGCATCCTTCCGAGAGTAGTCAGGTAATTACCTGTCAGGAGACCATCTGCCCCTGCCAGCAATACGAGTGGCTGTAATCCTTTGATTACATGAATTCTTCCACCGCAGACCCTTATCTCTTTATCAGGCATCACAAACCTGAATATTGAAATAATCTTTAGTGCCTCAAAGGGATTTAGCAGGGGTTGACGGCTGAGTGGTGTACCATCTATAGGGGTAAGAAAATTAATCGGGATAGAATCAACACCAAGGCTTTTTATTGTATATGCAAGGTCTATCCTGTCATCCCATGTCTCACCCATACCAAATATACCACCACAGCAGATCGAAAGACCTGCCTCCTTTGCGGTAATGATGGTAGAAAGTTTATCATCAAATGTATGAGTAGAACATATCTCTGGAAAAAATCTTCTCGATGTTTCAAGGTTGTGGTGAAAACGATGGAGTCCTGATTCCTTTAACAGCAGAATCTCATCCCGCCCGAGCATACCAAGTGTAGCACAGGTGGAAAGCCCAATCTCATTCTTTATGCGGTAAATTGCATTGCATATCGTCTCAAGTTCAGCACCTTTTTTTACTTTTCTTCCGCTCGTTACGATACAAAAACGGTTTGCACCGTTATCCCTTGCACACTCTGCTATCTTAAGAATTCTTTCTACAGATACGAGTGGATAGGTCTCTATCTTTGCATGATGATGTGCAGACTGGGCACAAAATCCACAATCTTCGCCACAGTTTCCGGATCTTGCATTTATTATAGAGCATATATCAATAATGTCATCCCTGAATATAGAACGTATCCTGTTTGCAGATGCAAATAGATACACTAGTTCGGTATATTCATCTACACCTGATATTAGAGAAATATCCTCTCTGCATACCTCCATGCCATTTATGACCTTCTGAGTAATCTCATCTATCGCCTTCGTCATCACAATGACCAAAATTATACAACCTTTCTTCTCATTGTCAACAACAATGTCCTCCCCAAAAATCCTTGACATCAATTTTTAAAACAGGTATTATTTAATTGAAAGGATTGCGATGTTTGAGCGTTTTACAGAAAGAGGAAGGAAAATAATAATCCTTGCAAGGGAAGAGGCCGAAAAACATCAGAACGATTATCTTGGCACAGAACATGTCCTTTTAGCACTCCTCAGAGAGGAAGATGGAATACCTGTATCTGTCCTGAGGAAAATAGGACTCTCAATAGAGGAGATACGGTTAGAGGTTGAAAGAAATCTTCCAGGTGGATCTAACATACTCACCTTTGGAGAAATACCTTTTACACCACGGGCAAAGAAGGTTCTCGAACTCGCCGTGGAAGAGGCTAAACTCTTAGGTCATAATTATATAGGAAGTGAACATCTCCTGCTCGGTCTTATAAGAGAAGACGAGGGAATCGGAGGAAAGATATTAAGAAGCATGGGGGTAAATCTACTCGGGGCGCGACAATTAACGATAAACTATTCCTTGCGAGGGCAGATTCAAGGAGGAAAGGAAAAGAAAACATCAACACCAGCATTAGATGAATTTGGAAGAGACCTCACAAAACTTGCAAGAGAAGGAAAGTTAGACCCCGTAATCGGCAGGGATAGAGAGATCGAGAGGGTGCTTCAAATACTTTGTAGAAGAACAAAAAATAACCCCGCCCTTATCGGTGAACCAGGTGTTGGAAAAACTGCAATTGTAGAAGGACTTGCACAGAAGATAGTAAACAATGATGTCCCCGAAAATCTATACAACAGGCGACTTGTTTCTCTTGATCTCGGAGCACTTATTGCTGGAACCAAATACAGAGGACAGTTTGAAGAACGGCTCAAGATTGTAATGAAGGAAATCATACAATCAGAGAATGTAATTCTTTTCATAGATGAACTTCATACGCTTGTAGGTGCCGGGGCAGCAGAGGGATCTATCGATGCATCAAGCATGTTAAAACCTGCTCTTTCAAGGGGAGAGATACAGTGTATAGGTGCTACTACATCTGACGAATACAGAAAACATATAGAAAAAGATGGTGCACTTGAAAGAAGGTTTCAGCCAATATATGTTCAACCTCCCACAATAGAGGAAACAATAAAGATTATAAAAGGGTTGAAGCCAAGATATGAGGAACACCATAGGGTTAGAATATTGGATGTCGCAATTGTAGCTGCAGTAAGATTATCGGAGAGATATATCACAGATAGATTTCTTCCTGATAAGGCGATTGATGTCATAGATGAAGCAGGGTCACGGGCAAAACTGAGAAGATATACGCTACCCTCAGAGTTAAAGGAAATAGAAAAGGAATTAAAAAAGGTTTCTCGCGAGAAAAACCTTTATATCAAATTACACGATTTCGAAAAGGCTGCTACTTTAAGGACAGAAGAAGAGAGACTCAAACGCCTTTTTATGGATATGCAGGAAGGGTGGAAAAACTCTCTGGAGAAAGAGATATCTGTCATAACCGAAGAAGATGTCGCATTTGTCGTATCAAGGATCACAGGAATACCATTATATAAACTCGAAGAAAAAGAGTCTGATAAACTCCTCAGGATGGAAGAAGAACTCCATAAACGAATTGTCGGGCAGGACGAGGCAATAAAGGCTATTGCAAGTGCAATAAGACGCTCAAGGGCAGGGCTCAAGAGTAGAAGAAAACCTATAGGCTCATTTATCTTTCTTGGTCCTACAGGCGTAGGAAAGACTGAACTTGCACGGGCATTAGCCGAATTCCTCTTCGATGATGAAAAGGCACTTATCAAATTAGACATGTCAGAGTATATGGAGCGTTTTACTACATCCCGTCTCACGGGTGCACCTCCAGGTTATGTAGGATACGAAGAGGGAGGACAATTAACAGAAAAGGTGAGAAGAAGACCTTACTCTGTGGTGTTACTTGATGAAATAGAAAAGGCGCACCATGATGTGTTCAACATACTCCTGCAGATACTTGATGATGGTGTTCTTACTGATAGTTTCGGAAGAAAGGTAGATTTTAAAAATACCGTTATAATTATGACCTCCAATCTCGGTGCCAGGACAATAGAAAAGGCGACACCTCTTGGATTTCAGAAAGAAGACAGTGACGATTCAGCAAAGAAGATGAAGGATACTGTTTTGAGCGAACTCAAAAAGACCTTTAACCCTGAATTCCTTAACAGGATTGATGATATAATAGTTTTCCATCAATTAAACAAAGAACATCTTCTCAGTATAATTGACCTTCTGATTAAAGAAGTGAATATGCAATTGAGGGAACAGGGGTTAGAGATCGAAGTCTTAGCTGACGTAAAGGAGTGGCTCCTTAAGGAATATTATCAACCAGCATATGGTGCAAGACCTATGAGAAGAGCGATTCAGAAATCTATTGAAGATGCACTTTCAGAAGAGATATTGCGAGGCAGATTCAAGGAATCAAAAAAGATAGCTGTTGGTATCGAAGATGATAAACCTGTATTTCACGAGGTAGAAGATCTGGTGCTGAGCAAAAAGTAAACCCCGCACCCCACTTTCGCGGGGTGCGAGGACTGCGCGGGTGGGGCTTTAAACCCCACCCTTGCTATATTTTTTACCCCGCCTAAAAGGCGGGGCTTTCTGGGTGCGGGGTAAAAACCAATGTTTCGCGATCATCAATCCATGCATCTTGCCTCTCAAGAGAGATTTCTCTTCATTAAAAATGTCTTTAACATAACCAAATCTTATATCACAGCAGTTTTTACTGGAATATGTTTAATCTTCATATTCCCGAGATTTGACATTTCACCTCTCGCATGGATAGCTCTTGTTCCTCTGATTGTATCAAATCTCATAAGCAAAGAGATAAATAAAACATTTCTTTCAGGGTGGATAGCTGGGATCGTATACTTTGGTGGCACGGTCTACTGGATTACAAACCCGATTAACAATTATGGAGGTGTGCCATTAATACCAAGTATCGCCATTACCGGATTACTGGTTTTCTACCTTGCGATTTATGTTGGTCTTTTCAGCTTCACTATAAGTGCTCTGCATAGAAAGATAAAACTACCTGTTACATTTACCGCCCCTTTTATATGGACATCACTCGAACTCATACGCACATATCTTTTATCAGGTTTTCCATGGGTAGCCCTTGGCTACTCTCAGTATAAAAGCCTTATATTTATACAGATAGCAGATATCACAGGTATTTATGGAGTCTCATTTATAATTGTTCTTGTAAATTGTCTAATTGCTGATTTTATCGTTTTCCAAATAAAGAAGAGAGAAATCCCGTTTAATCCGTATTTGCCGCTTATCTTGGCTGCCGGATATGCAGGGATAGTCATCTTGACTGTGCTGATTTATGGATATATAAGACTACACCATGAATATAAGACTACAGAGGAGTTAAGAGTTGCATTGATACAGGGGAACATAGAACAGGGTATAAAATGGGATAAAGAATACAGGAAGGCAGTATTAGAGAAGTATATTGCACTTACTAAATCTACGGTCTCACAAGACACTGATCTTATTATATGGCCTGAGACAGCAACACCCTTCTATTTTGGAACCGATAAGGAATACTCTGAGGAGCTTGTATCCTTTGTTAAAGAATTAAATACCTACCTGTTTTTTGGTTCACCTCGTATAAAGATATTCACAGGAAAAGAATATTTTCTCACAAACACCGCATATCTGCTTTCACCCGATGGCAAATCTATTGGCAGTTATGATAAAATACATCTTGTACCATTTGGAGAGTATGTTCCGCTTAAGTGGCTATTCCCATTTCTACATAGGATAGTAGAAAGTATGGGGGATTTTGTCGCCGGCAATGAATATACAGTATTCGAAATGCCAAAAGGGAAGTTTAGCACACAGATATGTTTTGAGATTATCTTTCCTGGACTTACAAGGAAATTTGTAAATAGAGGGGCAGACTTTTTAGTGACGATAACAAATGATGCCTGGTTTGGACGGTCATCAGCACCATACCAGCACTTCTCAAAGGCTATATTCAGGGCGGTTGAAAACAGGGTCCCGGTTATAAGAGTCGCAAACACAGGAATTTCAGGATTTATAGATGTGAGGGGAAGGATCATACAGAGTAGTGAGATTTTTAAAGATGGTGTATTTACTGATACTATTAAATTGAGCAAAAGAAAATCATTTTACACAAGATATGGCGATGTTTTTGCTTATATATGTATTGTTGTTACAGTTACACTTATAATAAACAACATACTCTGGAGGGAGAAGGCACATGGTATTAGATGAAAGAGTAAAGGAACTAACAGAACTCAAAGAGAATTTTAATCTACTAAGAGGCTATCTTTGATGTAGCGGGTAAAGAAAGAAGACTGAATGAATTAAGGCAATTAATTGAATCACCTGATTTCTGGACAGATATTCAGAAAACACAGACAACCCTCAAAGAGAAATCTGATTTAGAATCCCTTCTTAAAAGACTCCACGATTCTGAAACAAAATTGAATGACTTAGAGGTTATGATAGCCCTATCAAGGGAAGAGGAGGGTGATCCATTCGGTTCAGAAATAGCAAGGACAATTGATATTGTAAAGAGCGAAATTGAGTCATTGAGGATAGAAACATTGTTATCAGAAAAGAGAGACATTAATAATGCCATCGTTACAATACATCCTGGTGCGGGAGGAACGGAATCACAGGATTGGGCAGAGATGCTTCTCAGGATGTATCTCAAATGGGCAGAAATGCATGGTTTCAAAACAGAGATAATTGATTTACTTTCAGGAGAAGAAGCTGGAATAAAGAGTGTAACATTCACCGTCACAGGAAAATATGCATATGGTTATCTGAAGGCTGAAGCAGGGATACACCGCCTTGTCAGAATATCACCTTTTGATGCGAACAAAAGGAGACATACATCGTTCACCTCTGTGTTTGTATATCCAGAGATAGAGGAAGATATAAAGGTAGACCTCAGGGATGATGACCTGCGGATAGAGACATTCCGCGCAAGTGGTGCTGGTGGGCAGCATGTAAATAAAACATCTTCAGCAGTGAGGATTACACATATCCCCACGGGTATAACCGTTCAATGTCAGAATGAACGTTCACAGCACAAAAATAAGGCAACGGCTTTGAGAGTTCTTAAATCAAGGGTCTACGAATTCCAGAAGAAAGAAAAAGAAAAGGAACTTGAACAGATGCTCAGCGAAAAGAAAGAGATTGCATGGGGAAGTCAGATAAGGTCATACATCATGCAGCCTTACCAGATGGTTAAAGACCACAGGACAGGTGTCGAAGTAGGGAATGTTGATGCCGTATTAAATGGAGAGATAGACCAATTTATAGAGTCACACCTTCTAAAGACAGTGAAGAGTGAAAAGTGAGAAGTCAAAAGTTAGATGGACTTTTAGAAGAATACCTTCAAAAAAGAGACGCTATCAGATCAAGACTGGAGGAGTTTGAAGATACATGGCGTAAAGGAGACAGGGAGATATTCAGAGAACTATGTTTTTGTATCCTTACCGCAAATGCCAGTGCCCAGATGGGAATAAATTGCATAGAGGGCATGGGAGATTCTATCTTCACAGGAACAATTAAAGATGTTCAGAATCTATTATGCGGAAGACACAGGTACTGGAGAATAAGGGCATCTTATATCGTTTCTACAAGGGAGTATTTAGAAGAATCTATAGGTCTAAGACTTAAAGAGAAGATTAAATCTATGACAGAATTTCATGAAAGGAGAGATTATTTCGCCTCGAACAAAGGTATAAAAGGCATTGGATATAAGGAGGCAAGTCATTTCCTCAGGAATATCGGATTTAAAGGATACGCCATACTTGACAAACACATCCTCAGAACACTTAATGAATTTGGAGTAATTAATGGGATTGAGTCTTCTAATGCCAGAAAACGGTATTTAGTAATCGAAGAGAAGATGCATAGATTTGCTAACCACATAGGAATAGATGTGGATGAACTTGATCTCCTTCTCTGGAGCAGGAAAACGGGGAAAATACTTAAGTAACCCACTTCTCTGATATCCACTGCCTTATCTTTTCTGCTGCCTCCTCTACAGAAATTGTATCTGAATCTATTATAATTTCTGGGTTTAAAGGCTCTTCATATGGAACATTAATTCCAGGAACAGGCTCACCACTTCTTGCTTTTTTATAAACATCTTTTGGTGTTACATCATCCAGCCGTCTCTGTTCCCGTTCGATGCACACATCAACAGGACACCTAAGATAAATCTCAACAAATCTTCGTATCTTTTCCCTCGCTATATCCCTCCACAACCTTCTATGCCCAGTTGCATCTATCACTACATTGTGTCCGAGCTCAGTAAGTACCACTGCATGATTTATGAGGCATCTGTAAACCATTTCTCTCTCAGCATCAGAATATGCAGGCTCAGGGGTTACCATCTTACGCATCCTGTCAAGCTGAAGGTGAAATAGGCCTGGAACTTTCTCGCTTAATACCTTTGCAATGGCAGTCTTACCACTTCCGGGTATACCGGTTATCCAGACAGCAAACCCACCCATATCACAATCGGAGATATCTATTTATATCTTTCAAATCAAATCTATCTGTATCCAGCACACCATGAATAAAATTAAATATCTTTTTCCTGTTCTCATTGCTCACATCGGGATAGAACAATGGGTTAGCTATAACAACCCCTCGGAATGCATAAAATGGAGCAACCACATAGAATATATCCTTATCACCTGTGAGATAAACATACTCGTCATAGAAGAGTTCTAATGCCTCATCGTATGGTGCCCTCAGCTCACCATGCGCCATCACAGACATGAATATGTAATTTATTGTCAAGGCTGTAACATCATCAGCAGGTTCCCCAAACATACCACGGCTTCTATCAAGGAGAATGAAGTTATCTCCTTCTTTAAATAGTATATTCCCTGGATGAAAATCTCCATGTATCTGACAGCACCTGCTATAAAATGGCTTCAGTCTCTTTCTCCACTCAACGCATTTCTTCTCTATCTCTGCCATCTCTGAAAGATCTGTAAATTTTACATCCCTGTAAGTATCCAGCACACCCATAAGACACTCACCGTGTCCGATTGTATCGCGCAGTTTTCTCCAGTAAAGGTCTGCAGAGTCCTTCTTGACTGAATGTATCTCTGCAAGATACCGCACCATTGCCATTATCCTTTTTCTATCAAGTTCATCGAGAATTTCTTTATCCTTCATAAGTCTGAGGTCTCCAAAGTAATCTGAACCCTCTGCCTCATCCATCAGAAGGAAGAAGTCTTCAAAATCACCCATAGAACCAATGGTACCATCCTTTCTGATGATACCCACATCTATAGCACCGACATGCTTTGGAAGGAATTTATAACTTTCCTTTGCAAGGATGAATACTGCTGCCCTGTCCGATGGATAATCATGGCCAAGTCCTCTGTCTCCCTCAAGACCTTTCAGGACAAGTCGTTTCTGCTTACCTCCAACAGTAAAGACAATCCTGTAGCCTTTTCCATGAGCACCTCTCCCTATGTCCTCGACAGCCTCAAAAATAACAGGTTCATTATAAAGCCTGTTAAGGTATTCCCTGATCTCTTTTTCTTTGAATATCATAAGTTATTTCCCCTCTCCTTTTACTGGACTCTTTAATGTGTTAAGTTCCTTTAACAACTTCTCCTTTTCTGATTCAAGCTCTGTTATCTCTTTTGAAATCCTATCTTTTTCTCCCTTAAGTTCGCGCTCCTTCCGAATCATTCTTGTATATTTTGGTCTGGCGAGCTCTTTTTCAAACTCAACAACCACCTTTTTCTTTTCTTCTATCTTTTTATCTATCTCTTTTAATTTTTCCTCAAGCTCTGCGACTTTACCTTGATCTTCAGGTTTTGTGGATAAAGGGGTAGGAGGTGATACTCCAAGAGATGTCTTCTCAATTACATATGGACTCGTAACCATCTCCTTTATAGATAATACCTCCCCCTTGTTTATACCCATCACACCACCGAAGACAGAATATTTGATTTCATTACCTTCAACCCAGTAACTGTTAACAGTTATCTGCCTGCCGTTCTTGAGATAGATGATATAACCTGCATCTGAGAACGTAGGGAAAAGCAAGACGATAGCCACTATAAAGATAATCTTCGATATAATACTCTTAAACACGGCTCCTCCATACGGGTCGTAGACCTTCTTGGTTACGCCTCTGTATCTATTATACATCAACTTTCGCCTTATGACGAATTTTGTTTCTGAATTACTATACTCCAATGTAGAGCAAGTTGGAAGCAAAAATTCTTATTTTTCTTTCTATGAATTTTCTGGTATTATTATGACATCAGACTTACAAGGAGGTATGGTGATGTCAACTATTATCTTTCATAACTGTATATCATCAAACCTTCTACAGGAAAATGTCTTACATTGTTTGTTACGAGTATGAGATTTCTTTTAATAGCTATTGCGGAAATAAGAACATCAGGAGTGCTGATGGTTATGCCCTTTTTTGAATATTCCCTCTTGAGTTCACCTGCAAGTTTTGCAATTTCTCTGTCTATCTCGTAGCATTCAAGACTATTCAGAAATTCATCTGTATCTGCCTTTTCCTTATCCTTCATTCCTGTATACACCTCTACTATGCTTACAGGTGAGCAACATAAAAGTCCACCCTCCCTGCTGAACCTCTCTAAAAGTTCAGGGACACCACTTTTATCTCTGAGATAGTCAATAATTGCAGTAGTATCAAGAAGGTAATCAGGCAAGTTTTTTCCTCAATACCTTTTCGTCTTCACTCCTCAGTTTTCTTACCCATTTATAAGTTCCATCCCTGCCTGTCATCTCAGGATGGTCTTCATCTCTCCATGCTCCTTTAAATCTCTTAATCAGAGAAAACTGTTTTAACCTCTTTAACTCTTTTTTTGTTGCCTCAGAAACAAAACTACTTCTTTTTTTCTTGCCTACAAGCCTGTCTATCTCTTTTACAATATCCTTTTCTATAATTACATGTGCCTTTGTTCTTACACTCATATTTAATCTCCTTGTTAATTATAAAGTTATATTATAAGTTAACCATATCTCTGATTATTTGTCAACTCTAAAATTCTCCTCACATCTCCTTCAGTGAATTATATACCGCCTCTGCGGATTTTTTTGTCATGCCTTTGACAGATGCTATCTCATCAAGCGATGCCTTTCTTAGCCTTTTGATATCACCAAAATGCCTTAGCAATGCTACCTTCCTTGTCTTACCTACCCCTCTGATACCATCAAGTATTGATAACACGGCCTTCTTCTTTCTGAGCTTCCTGTGATGACTTATTGCAAATCTGTGGGCTTCGTCCCTTATTCGCTGAAGGAGGTGAGTTACGGCAGAGGTAGGAGTTAAGACGATAGGGTCACTTTTACCAGGAAGATAAACCCTCTCAAATTTCTTCTCTCGACTTTCTTCTCTCGACTTTCTTCTCTCGACCCTCGACTCTCGACCCTCGACTATCTTTTCCTTCGCCAATCCTATAATATCCATATCCTTCGTTGACAGTCCAAGCTCTGCAAGAGCACTTATCGCTGCGTTGAGCTGTCCTTTACCTCCATCCACTATAATGAGGTCGGGTAGATTGTTATCTTCCTCAAGCAACCTCCTGTATCTCCTGTTGACAACCTCATACATCATCGCAAAGTCATCAGCACCATCAACTGTCCTTATCTTAAAGTGTCTGTATCCCGACCTCTTCGGGGAATT is from Nitrospirota bacterium and encodes:
- a CDS encoding type II toxin-antitoxin system VapC family toxin, yielding MPDYLLDTTAIIDYLRDKSGVPELLERFSREGGLLCCSPVSIVEVYTGMKDKEKADTDEFLNSLECYEIDREIAKLAGELKREYSKKGITISTPDVLISAIAIKRNLILVTNNVRHFPVEGLMIYSYER
- a CDS encoding aminoglycoside phosphotransferase family protein, whose protein sequence is MIFKEKEIREYLNRLYNEPVIFEAVEDIGRGAHGKGYRIVFTVGGKQKRLVLKGLEGDRGLGHDYPSDRAAVFILAKESYKFLPKHVGAIDVGIIRKDGTIGSMGDFEDFFLLMDEAEGSDYFGDLRLMKDKEILDELDRKRIMAMVRYLAEIHSVKKDSADLYWRKLRDTIGHGECLMGVLDTYRDVKFTDLSEMAEIEKKCVEWRKRLKPFYSRCCQIHGDFHPGNILFKEGDNFILLDRSRGMFGEPADDVTALTINYIFMSVMAHGELRAPYDEALELFYDEYVYLTGDKDIFYVVAPFYAFRGVVIANPLFYPDVSNENRKKIFNFIHGVLDTDRFDLKDINRYLRL
- a CDS encoding ATP-dependent Clp protease ATP-binding subunit, whose amino-acid sequence is MFERFTERGRKIIILAREEAEKHQNDYLGTEHVLLALLREEDGIPVSVLRKIGLSIEEIRLEVERNLPGGSNILTFGEIPFTPRAKKVLELAVEEAKLLGHNYIGSEHLLLGLIREDEGIGGKILRSMGVNLLGARQLTINYSLRGQIQGGKEKKTSTPALDEFGRDLTKLAREGKLDPVIGRDREIERVLQILCRRTKNNPALIGEPGVGKTAIVEGLAQKIVNNDVPENLYNRRLVSLDLGALIAGTKYRGQFEERLKIVMKEIIQSENVILFIDELHTLVGAGAAEGSIDASSMLKPALSRGEIQCIGATTSDEYRKHIEKDGALERRFQPIYVQPPTIEETIKIIKGLKPRYEEHHRVRILDVAIVAAVRLSERYITDRFLPDKAIDVIDEAGSRAKLRRYTLPSELKEIEKELKKVSREKNLYIKLHDFEKAATLRTEEERLKRLFMDMQEGWKNSLEKEISVITEEDVAFVVSRITGIPLYKLEEKESDKLLRMEEELHKRIVGQDEAIKAIASAIRRSRAGLKSRRKPIGSFIFLGPTGVGKTELARALAEFLFDDEKALIKLDMSEYMERFTTSRLTGAPPGYVGYEEGGQLTEKVRRRPYSVVLLDEIEKAHHDVFNILLQILDDGVLTDSFGRKVDFKNTVIIMTSNLGARTIEKATPLGFQKEDSDDSAKKMKDTVLSELKKTFNPEFLNRIDDIIVFHQLNKEHLLSIIDLLIKEVNMQLREQGLEIEVLADVKEWLLKEYYQPAYGARPMRRAIQKSIEDALSEEILRGRFKESKKIAVGIEDDKPVFHEVEDLVLSKK
- the bioB gene encoding biotin synthase BioB; amino-acid sequence: MSRIFGEDIVVDNEKKGCIILVIVMTKAIDEITQKVINGMEVCREDISLISGVDEYTELVYLFASANRIRSIFRDDIIDICSIINARSGNCGEDCGFCAQSAHHHAKIETYPLVSVERILKIAECARDNGANRFCIVTSGRKVKKGAELETICNAIYRIKNEIGLSTCATLGMLGRDEILLLKESGLHRFHHNLETSRRFFPEICSTHTFDDKLSTIITAKEAGLSICCGGIFGMGETWDDRIDLAYTIKSLGVDSIPINFLTPIDGTPLSRQPLLNPFEALKIISIFRFVMPDKEIRVCGGRIHVIKGLQPLVLLAGADGLLTGNYLTTLGRMPEEDLEMINDLGLRIKGQVVRE
- the prfB gene encoding peptide chain release factor 2 (programmed frameshift), encoding MVLDERVKELTELKENFNLLRGIFDVAGKERRLNELRQLIESPDFWTDIQKTQTTLKEKSDLESLLKRLHDSETKLNDLEVMIALSREEEGDPFGSEIARTIDIVKSEIESLRIETLLSEKRDINNAIVTIHPGAGGTESQDWAEMLLRMYLKWAEMHGFKTEIIDLLSGEEAGIKSVTFTVTGKYAYGYLKAEAGIHRLVRISPFDANKRRHTSFTSVFVYPEIEEDIKVDLRDDDLRIETFRASGAGGQHVNKTSSAVRITHIPTGITVQCQNERSQHKNKATALRVLKSRVYEFQKKEKEKELEQMLSEKKEIAWGSQIRSYIMQPYQMVKDHRTGVEVGNVDAVLNGEIDQFIESHLLKTVKSEK
- the lnt gene encoding apolipoprotein N-acyltransferase, yielding MFRDHQSMHLASQERFLFIKNVFNITKSYITAVFTGICLIFIFPRFDISPLAWIALVPLIVSNLISKEINKTFLSGWIAGIVYFGGTVYWITNPINNYGGVPLIPSIAITGLLVFYLAIYVGLFSFTISALHRKIKLPVTFTAPFIWTSLELIRTYLLSGFPWVALGYSQYKSLIFIQIADITGIYGVSFIIVLVNCLIADFIVFQIKKREIPFNPYLPLILAAGYAGIVILTVLIYGYIRLHHEYKTTEELRVALIQGNIEQGIKWDKEYRKAVLEKYIALTKSTVSQDTDLIIWPETATPFYFGTDKEYSEELVSFVKELNTYLFFGSPRIKIFTGKEYFLTNTAYLLSPDGKSIGSYDKIHLVPFGEYVPLKWLFPFLHRIVESMGDFVAGNEYTVFEMPKGKFSTQICFEIIFPGLTRKFVNRGADFLVTITNDAWFGRSSAPYQHFSKAIFRAVENRVPVIRVANTGISGFIDVRGRIIQSSEIFKDGVFTDTIKLSKRKSFYTRYGDVFAYICIVVTVTLIINNILWREKAHGIR
- a CDS encoding 6-carboxyhexanoate--CoA ligase, translated to MTQNSKLPGIAPWPRSAKQGRPRSGAGKTPRHRSLASLREAGQAAKRGGQISNLYSIRMRASRDKKHISGAERMVTFGEISLISQELIERALNHEIDIPNEIILTVESINNPVIETTALDISTILTDGIDDSRKKASELLKEIGVSEKAIEVAFNSIFSGAAPDYSNMRGAMVIDTSTCERLELDPYRGIRASRMDIRREIKDLFKEKLKGILSGVPNRVIEAVVLATKVSNAPSYLAELCISDNPNYTTGYVASRKSGYVRLPSLKEKGDTKGGRAFFIDGNGFDLSSFIDYIEKKPVLLTAIGRLYAPCSMEEFWKMLNEKNNTYSKSCCR
- a CDS encoding adenylyl-sulfate kinase, giving the protein MGGFAVWITGIPGSGKTAIAKVLSEKVPGLFHLQLDRMRKMVTPEPAYSDAEREMVYRCLINHAVVLTELGHNVVIDATGHRRLWRDIAREKIRRFVEIYLRCPVDVCIEREQRRLDDVTPKDVYKKARSGEPVPGINVPYEEPLNPEIIIDSDTISVEEAAEKIRQWISEKWVT
- a CDS encoding N-glycosylase/DNA lyase → MRSQKLDGLLEEYLQKRDAIRSRLEEFEDTWRKGDREIFRELCFCILTANASAQMGINCIEGMGDSIFTGTIKDVQNLLCGRHRYWRIRASYIVSTREYLEESIGLRLKEKIKSMTEFHERRDYFASNKGIKGIGYKEASHFLRNIGFKGYAILDKHILRTLNEFGVINGIESSNARKRYLVIEEKMHRFANHIGIDVDELDLLLWSRKTGKILK